The nucleotide window GGTTCAACAGTTAAGTGATATTTCAATCCCACCTACAAAAAATGATGACTCACAAAAAAATCTTAAAAAAGCAGATCCATTAGTTATATTAAAACTAACTTCTGCATTACTAATATCTGATATCAGTATAGTTGGATTAAGTGTTCTAGACATCATGAGAAGATTGTTGAAATTCCAGTTAGATAACTACAAAAATTCCGAAGTCGTTTCGCAATGTGCTCTGACAATCAAGGATTTGAATAGTAAGACATATTATAAGGAGCAAACTTCCGATATGCTTTACGAACTTGTCATTAGACTAAAATCTACTGCCGATAATTCTGCTAGAGGAACAATAAATCAAGGAATATCGGCTaaggagaagaaaagaacaGATATACTGACTAATAATGTGTCTCAATTGGTGAAGTATACTGCACAACAATGCATTAGTCTGGAACTATTTATGGAACTAATACCGTTTACAAAACACATGGTgatatcattattcaacaTAGTAGAAAATGAACTTCCATCAACCCTTACATTCAATAAGTTGCTAGAAGGGCTCTTTGAACTTCCTGAGGAAGAAACACAAAAAATCCTCATGGAAaagatatttgaaaaatatgggAAATTTGCTTTACTATCAGGGTTaacatttttcttgaaaaatggaaaagaaCCAAACAGTGTCTATTACTTCTACCATATGGAGGCTGCAAAGTTTTTACAACTAGATGATTATACAAATCAAGTTCAGTATAAAAGAGATACACATTCTATGTTTACGAAGGATGACcttttgaattattattctgATCCAGGATCAAACAAGTATAGCAAAATTGGTTCGCAATTGTTACTTACTAAACCTACGCATGTTTCCACATCTGATCTAATTTCAGATACCCAAGGCCGAACAATAACACCCGATGTTTATGGTGCGAAATCGATTTCCAATGGGTTTTTGTCTGAAGCAATGGTTAAGACAAGAAATGATGACAAAGCTAATAACAACATAACTGATGACGACCAAACACCTGCTTTGGCTACAAAAACAAGTATATATAGAATGGTGTCAGATGATATTAAATCATGGAGATCTATGAAGAGCAGAACACCGAAGATCAGTGACTTGAAAAAAGCTGCTAGTAGGAAGAAGCATTCCAAAGAACATACAGATAAAGATACATCACACCTTGGGCTTGGATCCCAATCAGTTAAGTCAAGAGTAACTAATATAACATTTTTACTTCATGAGTTAAAGACGAATAATGATGGCGAAAATGATAAAGTTCAAGACCCAGATGATGATTACGTTATTGGACTTGATAAAGCTGGTATGATAAGATCACAGACAGCAAAGCTAAATTCTGGCAATACAATTTCTGTAAGAAGTGCCAGAAACTCTGTACTAATTAACAGTCCTTCAGATAGAATTTTAGGGGACATTGATGATG belongs to Naumovozyma castellii chromosome 3, complete genome and includes:
- the EFR3 gene encoding Efr3p (ancestral locus Anc_8.727), producing the protein MHTNIFTPKHQRLVNQCYPTGRTTDKKPKSSETSYLLYYVNSRRSKLEKVSSYLIKRTSSDMNRRRVGNVSVTLELMNKIVNSCKENLNLFIKDFFHIMNAVLSNNNFNNDVSIIELLELTFNSICTNLDGALCSGDMEFIRGYSTFVDSFFKLLTEKLHNDDLLLKCCHDISLTNSLPGNSKMNHFVARAVKFAIVKFQERNPTFKALSLTSSTQVPVQLLAKRLSRTQTRPAGFDLQNTANGDEPDISLRVIRAFFGTTETDKLRLSINALLDLLQLTPNKELLEFICNGIPVQLRYIVIILLVQQLSDISIPPTKNDDSQKNLKKADPLVILKLTSALLISDISIVGLSVLDIMRRLLKFQLDNYKNSEVVSQCALTIKDLNSKTYYKEQTSDMLYELVIRLKSTADNSARGTINQGISAKEKKRTDILTNNVSQLVKYTAQQCISLELFMELIPFTKHMVISLFNIVENELPSTLTFNKLLEGLFELPEEETQKILMEKIFEKYGKFALLSGLTFFLKNGKEPNSVYYFYHMEAAKFLQLDDYTNQVQYKRDTHSMFTKDDLLNYYSDPGSNKYSKIGSQLLLTKPTHVSTSDLISDTQGRTITPDVYGAKSISNGFLSEAMVKTRNDDKANNNITDDDQTPALATKTSIYRMVSDDIKSWRSMKSRTPKISDLKKAASRKKHSKEHTDKDTSHLGLGSQSVKSRVTNITFLLHELKTNNDGENDKVQDPDDDYVIGLDKAGMIRSQTAKLNSGNTISVRSARNSVLINSPSDRILGDIDDAFEDAPEDIAISTSRGKLFS